Proteins encoded together in one bacterium window:
- a CDS encoding type II toxin-antitoxin system prevent-host-death family antitoxin, with the protein MATTIVNTHEAKSRLSELIRRVQEGGEVVVARNGQPVAKIIAWPPPRPERRPGTWAGKVKYHGDIVGPDEDVIAMFSESAEGGKA; encoded by the coding sequence ATGGCTACCACGATAGTGAACACTCATGAAGCCAAGTCGCGACTTTCGGAGTTGATCCGCAGAGTCCAGGAAGGCGGCGAGGTCGTCGTCGCCCGCAACGGACAACCTGTCGCCAAGATCATCGCGTGGCCACCGCCACGCCCCGAACGCCGCCCGGGCACGTGGGCAGGCAAGGTGAAGTACCACGGCGACATCGTCGGACCCGATGAGGATGTCATTGCGATGTTCTCCGAGTCGGCCGAAGGCGGGAAGGCTTGA
- a CDS encoding type II toxin-antitoxin system VapC family toxin: MRLLVDSHVALWWLEGNPSLGPACRNSIERADQVFFSAVTPWELGIKKALGKVSFPDGLAARLEAEGFEALSISARHTEHAAALPPHHRDPFDRMLVAQAQLESLALVTADRVLHPYDVSMIEALE; this comes from the coding sequence TTGAGACTGCTGGTCGACAGTCACGTAGCGCTCTGGTGGCTGGAGGGAAACCCCTCGTTGGGGCCGGCATGCCGGAACTCCATCGAGCGCGCCGATCAGGTGTTCTTCTCCGCCGTTACCCCCTGGGAACTCGGCATCAAGAAGGCTCTCGGCAAAGTCTCCTTCCCGGACGGATTGGCGGCAAGGCTCGAGGCCGAGGGGTTCGAAGCTCTATCGATCTCGGCGCGGCATACCGAACACGCAGCCGCTCTCCCGCCTCACCACCGTGACCCCTTCGACCGGATGCTGGTTGCCCAGGCACAACTCGAATCCCTGGCTCTGGTGACCGCCGACCGGGTCCTCCATCCCTATGACGTGTCGATGATCGAAGCCCTTGAGTGA
- a CDS encoding DMT family transporter, whose amino-acid sequence MLKPSTAIGQLRELGSRRPLLLLSISAVAFSTAPVFIQASSTSGPVFAFWRSWIGIMAIFAGVTLAGRIRLAFPRGREWRIPFWTGFFNAVSMVCFMAAVKFTSVADISLLTMLNPVLIALWAIPMFGERPGLRFRLWTLVAILGSGVVILGGSTGPDGDPVGIALGTMSVLCWSFQYVSMKRARATMDTIPLMVGMLVVSTLFVSLFCFVTGAAVWDLSGADMLHVVGVVVVPGGMGAMLLSWSLRWVPANVPPLMYLPAPFLAAAMAWVFLGEGVTLVHVAGGAMTLAGVAAALLSRSGKALLATEYTRPTASPPPV is encoded by the coding sequence GTGTTGAAACCCTCGACTGCGATCGGGCAACTGCGCGAGCTGGGATCGCGCCGGCCCTTGCTGCTGCTCAGCATTTCGGCGGTGGCCTTCAGCACCGCGCCCGTTTTCATCCAGGCCTCATCGACCAGCGGTCCCGTGTTCGCGTTCTGGCGGTCCTGGATCGGGATCATGGCAATCTTCGCCGGGGTCACGCTGGCCGGGCGCATCCGTTTAGCCTTCCCGCGGGGCCGCGAGTGGAGGATTCCCTTCTGGACCGGCTTCTTCAACGCCGTCTCGATGGTCTGTTTCATGGCCGCGGTCAAGTTCACTTCGGTGGCGGACATCTCGTTGCTGACGATGCTCAACCCGGTCCTGATCGCGTTGTGGGCGATCCCGATGTTCGGGGAACGTCCCGGGCTGCGCTTCCGTCTCTGGACCCTCGTGGCGATCCTCGGGTCCGGGGTGGTCATCCTCGGAGGATCGACGGGTCCGGACGGCGACCCGGTGGGAATCGCCCTGGGCACCATGTCGGTCCTTTGCTGGTCTTTCCAGTACGTGAGCATGAAGCGGGCGCGCGCAACCATGGACACCATCCCGTTGATGGTCGGCATGCTGGTGGTCAGCACCCTGTTCGTGTCCTTGTTCTGCTTCGTCACCGGCGCCGCCGTCTGGGACCTGTCCGGCGCGGACATGCTCCACGTGGTGGGAGTGGTGGTGGTGCCCGGAGGGATGGGCGCCATGCTGCTCTCCTGGAGCCTGCGCTGGGTGCCGGCGAACGTCCCGCCGCTCATGTACCTGCCGGCGCCTTTCCTGGCAGCCGCCATGGCCTGGGTCTTCCTGGGGGAAGGCGTGACCCTGGTCCATGTGGCGGGCGGCGCGATGACGCTGGCGGGGGTGGCGGCGGCGCTGCTCAGCCGCTCGGGCAAGGCGCTGCTGGCGACCGAGTACACCCGCCCCACGGCCTCCCCGCCCCCGGTCTGA